Proteins encoded in a region of the Oenanthe melanoleuca isolate GR-GAL-2019-014 chromosome 27, OMel1.0, whole genome shotgun sequence genome:
- the LOC130263877 gene encoding acid-sensing ion channel 2-like translates to MDLKDSTSEGSMGSLQPSSIQIFANTTTLHGIRHVFVYGPVTIRRLLWTLAFVGSLGLLLVESSDRVAFYFSYQHVTKVDEVVANSLVFPAVTICNLNEFRFSRLTTNDLYHAGELLALLDVNLQIPNPHLADPAVLAILQEKANFKQYKPKVFSMQEFLARVGHDLKDMMLYCKFRGQECDHKDFKTTCKGLVAVLASIVHKAHSSQSLFGVSQVLLGITGGLRVSCHGQWMPTS, encoded by the exons ATGGATCTGAAGGACAGCACCAGCGAAGGCAGCATGGGCAGCCTGCAGCCTTCCAGCATCCAGATTTTTGCCAACACCACCACGCTCCACGGGATCCGCCATGTCTTTGTCTACGGGCCGGTGACCATCCGGCGCCTGCTCTGGACCTTGGCCTTTGTGGGTTCGCTGGGTCTCCTCCTGGTGGAGAGCTCGGACAGGGTGGCTTTTTACTTCTCCTACCAGCATGTGACCAAAGTGGACGAGGTGGTGGCGAACAGCCTGGTGTTTCCTGCCGTCACCATCTGTAACCTCAATGAGTTCCGCTTCTCCCGGCTGACCACCAACGACCTGTACCATGCTGgggagctcctggctctgctggacgTCAACCTGCAGATCCCCAACCCTCACCTGGCTGACCCCGCTGTCCTAGCCATCCTCCAAGAAAAGGCCAACTTTAAGCAGTATAAACCCAAAGTTTTCAGCATGCAGGAATTCCTGGCACGGGTTGGCCACGACCTAAAGGATATGATGCTGTACTGCAAGTTCAGAGGCCAGGAGTGTGACCACAAGGACTTCAAAACT ACCTGCAAGGGGCTTGTAGCAGTTCTGGCCTCTATCGTGCATAAGGCCCACAGCTCGCAGTCTCTGTTTGGGGtcagccaggtgctgctgggcatCACAGGGGGCCTGCGGGTCTCTTGCCATGGCCAGTGGATGCCAACCAGCTGA